The DNA segment AAGAATTAGGAGTAAATATTTTAGTAAGACACTCTAGTGGTGTAGTACTTACAAAAGAGGGAGAATATTTAGCTGAATATTCTAAAAAAATGTTGCTTGAATATGAACTTATGAAAAAGCATATCAATAATTTAAAGTTAGAAAATGAAAAAACTATAAATATTGGCGTAAGTACCACTGTTGCTAAATATAAATTAGCTTCGATTCTTCACGATTTTAAAGAAAAATATCCTGATATAAAAATAAATTTAAAGACGGGAGCTTCTTCTTCAGAACTTCCTATTCTGTTAAAAGAAAATAAAATTCAACTGGCTCTTTTAAGAGGCGATGGGGCTTGGGGAGATGTTAAATATATTGTCAATTCAGAACCATATGGAATAATAACCAATTTTCCCTTTGATGCTGAAAAATTGCAATCTCTTCCATATATACAACATGAAACAAAAAATGTAGTTTATTCTAAATTTTACTTAGAAGAATGGGCTAAATTTCATTTAGGAAAAGATAAAAAATTTGAAGTAATAAAAGTAGATTCAACAGAGGCTTCTCTTGAAATGGCGAAAAATGGAATAGGTTGGACAGTTCTACCTAAAATTCATATTCAAAATTTTAATTCCTTATTTTTTTATCCAATGTCAAAACCAGATGGAACATTTTTTGAAAGAGAAACTTATCTTTTAACAAAAGAGGAAAATCTAGAAAAAAATGAAATAAAATCTGCAATAAATTTTATTTTAGAGAATAAAACTAAATATTTCAAATAAAAAATAAGAGCCGAAACTCTTATTTTTTATTTTTTGTAAGTTCTTTATAACATACTGCACATACACCATTATAATGGTCTCCTACTGATATTCCATCATTATCTGCTTCCATATCTCCAATCATAACATTCATTGTAGCCTTTCTTTTTCCACAATGACCACAGACAGTTTTTATTTCATTTAAAGTTGTAACATATGGCAACATATAAGCTACCGTAGGAAATAATTCTCCTCTAAAATTACTCATAAGACCATACAAGAATATATTTATATCAAAATCTATCATTACTTGAACCAGTTGATCACAATGATGTTTTCCCAAAAATTGAAATTCATCTACCAATATCAAGTCAAGCTCATGAGATTTACAATAATCATAAAAATTAAATTTTTCATCTACCACTACAGCCTCTATTGTATATTCCATAGCTCTACTAGATACTACATGACCATCTCTCTCATTTTTATAAGGTTGAAATACCTCTACCTTTTTTCCTACACTCTTATTTCTATGAGCTGTAAGTAAAAGTTCTGATGATTTTCTTGAGCCAACAACTCCATAATAAAAATTTATTTTTCCAGACAAAATTTTTCACCTCTCTTATAATTCTAAAAAATATTATATCATTTTTCCCAATTAAAAACTACACCCTAATCTTATTTCTAAGATTTCAGGTGTAGCTATTTTTTTTATTTCTTATTGTAATTTATTAAGCAACCAGCTTTTATTATTTCTTTTTCCACATCAGTCAGATAACTTATTGAAAGATTTATTTCTTTTATTTCATCTGAAATAACATAAGCTTTTATTGATTTCATATCTCCATTTAAAGTATCTTTTATATTAGGAACATAGATATAATCATTTATTTCAAATTTTGCCTCTTCTTCCATTATAAATGGTATCATTCCCCAGTTAATTAAATTTGAACGATAACGTTTTGTTGCATATTCTTTTGAAATATTTGCTAAACCTCCTAAGACTCTTTGGCAAGATGCAGCTTGTTCTCTAGCTGATCCATCTCCGGGTTTTATTGCATATATTGTACTTCCAATTTGAATATCATCAAGATTTATTTTTTCTTGTCCAGATATTTTATTTATTTTTTCTATTACAACTTTTATTTCATTTGAAATATTTCCTGTTGCTCTATCTTTTTCAAGTTTATCAACTTCTTTAGCTCTTCCTACATACTCAGGGTCTCTTCTTGAAAGTGTAAATTCTGCAAGTCCTAATGGATTTGAACGATAAGATGATGTTTCTCCTGATGGAATTAGCTCATCTGTTGTTGTTACTGGATCCATTATTTTAGAGCAAACTTTTAATAAAATATTATCTGCTAAATTTCTCATCTCTGGCCAATCTTTAATATTTGGTCCATATTTTAATTCACTTTCAAAATCTCCTTTTTCAAATCCATAAAATACTCTATTCTCATAAGAAGTTTCATCAAATTTATATTCAGGTACTTGATGTTCTTTGTAAACTTCCTCTGCTGAAGTTAAAATTCCACCATTTAAAGCTGTTGCAGCAATAGATCTTGCGTCCATTAAAGCCACTGCTGACATTTGATTTACTCCTGGTTTTGATCCCTCACGATTTGGGAAATTTCTTGTAGTGTGACGGATACTTAAACCATTATTTACTGGTGTGTCTCCTGCTCCAAAACAAGGTCCACAGAAAGCCGTTCTTATTATCGCCCCAGTATTTGTTAAATCTGTAATAACTCCCTGTTTTAAAAGTTCTGTAAATACAGGTTGAGATGATGGATAGATAGAAAGTGAAAACTCTCCATTTCCACAACTTTTATACTTTAGGTAATTTCTCGCCTCTACTAAGTTTGTATAATTTCCTCCAGCACAACCTGCAATTACTCCCTGTTGAACCATAATTTTTCCATCTACTATTTTATCTGTAAGAGATAAAATTCTCTTTCCTGTTATATTGAAAGCCTCTTCCTCAACAGCTTTTAATATTTCATATGGGTTTTTCTTAAGTTCATCAATTTCATATACATTACTTGGGTGGAATGGTAGAGCTATCATTGGTTTAACTGTATCTAAATCAACATAGACACAACCGTCATAGTATGCTACATCTTGTGGATTTAATTCTTTGTACTCATTTTCTCTTTTGTGAGTTTTTAAAAATTCTCTAGTATCCTCATCTGTTCTCCAAATTGAAGATAAACAAGCAGTTTCAGTTGTCATTACATCAACACCATTTCTAAAATCTGTTGTCATACTAGATACCCCAGGTCCTACAAACTCAACTATTTTATTTTTTACATATCCTTTTTTGAAAACTGCTCCTATTATTGCAAGAGCTATGTCTTGTGGTCCAACCCAAGGTTTTGGTTTTCCATCTAAGTAAATAGCAATAACTTCTGGATAAGTTATATCATAAGTTTGTTCCAAAAGTTGTTTTACTAATTCTCCGCCACCTTCCCCAATAGCGATAGTTCCCAAAGCCCCATATCTTGTATGAGAGTCTGAGCCAAGAATCATTTTTCCACAACCAGCAAATTTTTCTCTCATAAACTGATGTATTACAGCTATGTGTGGCGGAACATAAATTCCCCCGTATTTTTTCGCAGCAGATAAACCAAACATATGGTCATCTTCATTGATTGTTCCTCCCACAGCACATAACGAGTTATGACAATTAGTTAATACATATGGAAGAGGAAATTTTTTCATTCCTGAAGCTTTTGCTGTTTGAATTATTCCTACGAAAGTTATGTCATGAGAAGCCATAGCATCAAACTTTATTTTCAAATTATCCATATTAGAATTTGTATTATGACTTTTTAAAATAGAATAAGCTATTGTTCCCTTTTTAGCCTCTTCTTTTGACATATTATATTCTGTTACAATATTTTTCCCATTTAATAAATAAATTCCATCTTCATATAGTTTAACCATTTTACCCTCCGTTCTTTTTGAATAATTGTATACAATTTATAAATAAATGATATCATATTTATATTATTTAGTCAATTACTTAAAAAGAAAAAAGAGAGGATTTTAGTCCTCTCTAATTTTTATACTAAATTAAATATGGTTTTACTATAGTTAAAAACTCTTCTTTTCTTTCTAAAAGTTGTCTAAATGAGATTTTTTCTTGGTCAAGTTTAACAGCAACTTCTCCTATAAATTTAGGAATATTTCTTGCTATAATTGTTCCAATTCTTTCTCCAAGTTCAGTTTTTTCTCTGCTGAAAATTCCTCCAATATATAAGTCAAATACATCTTCTAACACATCTCCAACTTTTCTTTTTCCTCCTGCAAATCCAATCTCATTAACTTGATGTCTTGCACAAGAGTTTTGACAACCAGAAATATGAATAGATGGTAATAACTCTTCAGGTATATTATTTTCTTTTAAATAAGTTAATATCTCTGTTAAAAGTTTTTGACTTTGTTCTATTCCCATTTGACAAGTTGGAACACCTATACAGCTTACACTTTGTTGAACTTTATTAAGCATTCTTACTGATTTTGTTAGTTCCAAAAGTTCTTTAATTTGCTCTTCAGTAAGATTTCTTACATAGATACTTTCTGTCATACTAAGTCTTGCTTCTGTATTTGGATTTTTATCCAAAAATTCTACTAAAGTTTTAA comes from the Fusobacterium perfoetens genome and includes:
- a CDS encoding LysR family transcriptional regulator — encoded protein: MDFKDWEIIKTISEELSLTKTAEKLYTSQPALTYRLNKLEEELGVNILVRHSSGVVLTKEGEYLAEYSKKMLLEYELMKKHINNLKLENEKTINIGVSTTVAKYKLASILHDFKEKYPDIKINLKTGASSSELPILLKENKIQLALLRGDGAWGDVKYIVNSEPYGIITNFPFDAEKLQSLPYIQHETKNVVYSKFYLEEWAKFHLGKDKKFEVIKVDSTEASLEMAKNGIGWTVLPKIHIQNFNSLFFYPMSKPDGTFFERETYLLTKEENLEKNEIKSAINFILENKTKYFK
- a CDS encoding thymidine kinase → MSGKINFYYGVVGSRKSSELLLTAHRNKSVGKKVEVFQPYKNERDGHVVSSRAMEYTIEAVVVDEKFNFYDYCKSHELDLILVDEFQFLGKHHCDQLVQVMIDFDINIFLYGLMSNFRGELFPTVAYMLPYVTTLNEIKTVCGHCGKRKATMNVMIGDMEADNDGISVGDHYNGVCAVCYKELTKNKK
- a CDS encoding hydratase produces the protein MVKLYEDGIYLLNGKNIVTEYNMSKEEAKKGTIAYSILKSHNTNSNMDNLKIKFDAMASHDITFVGIIQTAKASGMKKFPLPYVLTNCHNSLCAVGGTINEDDHMFGLSAAKKYGGIYVPPHIAVIHQFMREKFAGCGKMILGSDSHTRYGALGTIAIGEGGGELVKQLLEQTYDITYPEVIAIYLDGKPKPWVGPQDIALAIIGAVFKKGYVKNKIVEFVGPGVSSMTTDFRNGVDVMTTETACLSSIWRTDEDTREFLKTHKRENEYKELNPQDVAYYDGCVYVDLDTVKPMIALPFHPSNVYEIDELKKNPYEILKAVEEEAFNITGKRILSLTDKIVDGKIMVQQGVIAGCAGGNYTNLVEARNYLKYKSCGNGEFSLSIYPSSQPVFTELLKQGVITDLTNTGAIIRTAFCGPCFGAGDTPVNNGLSIRHTTRNFPNREGSKPGVNQMSAVALMDARSIAATALNGGILTSAEEVYKEHQVPEYKFDETSYENRVFYGFEKGDFESELKYGPNIKDWPEMRNLADNILLKVCSKIMDPVTTTDELIPSGETSSYRSNPLGLAEFTLSRRDPEYVGRAKEVDKLEKDRATGNISNEIKVVIEKINKISGQEKINLDDIQIGSTIYAIKPGDGSAREQAASCQRVLGGLANISKEYATKRYRSNLINWGMIPFIMEEEAKFEINDYIYVPNIKDTLNGDMKSIKAYVISDEIKEINLSISYLTDVEKEIIKAGCLINYNKK